A single Deltaproteobacteria bacterium DNA region contains:
- a CDS encoding LysM peptidoglycan-binding domain-containing protein, with translation MWVACAPGWPRSACRSEPRPCVTGRLSIACLRDAPEGRRVRTMRLVAPLLTGVVLLVAGGGARAAYDEETFTHKSIPAYAIPTPARGAPPVDTVIGQVRPYRIRKGDTLIDLARYYDLGYNEIADANPGIDPWVPPVGATILLPTAWVLPCCTYDGIVVNIPEMRLFFYRRSPGDPHTTIVYTYPVGLGRDDWRTPSGKFRIRGKTVNPQWNIPESIRQEHIKERGDPRKFIPGGDPENPLGKYRMELTLPLYGIHGTDIPWGVGMQVSHGCVRLYPEDIERLFPLVPVGTPGEFTYQPVKVGTRGGTVYVEVHRDIYGYAPALYREANVALERAGLATRIERERLLAALEDSSGIPMRISPEPGEPAPAVTGPAPAAPTEVSHDGAPHPDQVQTGND, from the coding sequence ATGTGGGTGGCGTGCGCGCCCGGCTGGCCGCGCTCGGCGTGCCGCTCTGAGCCGCGACCTTGTGTCACAGGGCGCCTCTCGATAGCGTGTTTGCGGGATGCGCCGGAGGGGAGGAGGGTTCGGACGATGAGGCTGGTCGCACCGCTGCTCACGGGTGTGGTGCTGCTCGTCGCCGGGGGGGGCGCACGCGCCGCCTACGACGAGGAGACGTTCACCCACAAATCGATCCCGGCCTACGCCATCCCCACCCCGGCGCGTGGCGCCCCGCCGGTGGACACCGTCATCGGACAAGTGCGGCCCTACCGCATCCGCAAGGGCGACACGCTGATCGACCTCGCCCGCTACTACGACCTCGGCTACAACGAGATCGCGGACGCGAACCCCGGCATCGACCCCTGGGTGCCCCCCGTCGGGGCGACCATCCTGCTGCCGACCGCCTGGGTGCTCCCGTGCTGCACCTACGACGGGATCGTCGTGAACATTCCCGAGATGCGGCTCTTCTTCTATCGCCGCAGCCCCGGGGATCCGCACACGACCATCGTGTACACCTATCCCGTGGGGCTCGGACGCGACGACTGGCGCACGCCGAGCGGGAAGTTCAGGATCCGCGGCAAGACGGTGAACCCGCAGTGGAACATCCCCGAGTCGATCCGGCAGGAGCACATCAAGGAGCGTGGCGACCCGCGGAAGTTCATCCCCGGCGGCGACCCGGAGAACCCGCTCGGCAAGTATCGGATGGAGCTCACGCTGCCGCTCTACGGCATCCACGGCACCGACATCCCGTGGGGCGTCGGCATGCAGGTGAGCCACGGCTGCGTGCGGCTCTACCCGGAGGACATCGAGCGGCTGTTCCCGCTGGTGCCGGTGGGCACGCCCGGGGAGTTCACCTATCAGCCGGTGAAGGTCGGGACGCGGGGCGGGACGGTCTACGTCGAGGTGCACCGCGACATCTATGGATACGCGCCTGCCCTCTATCGCGAGGCGAACGTCGCTCTCGAGCGGGCCGGGCTCGCCACGCGGATCGAGCGGGAGCGGCTGCTGGCGGCGCTCGAGGACTCGAGCGGCATCCCGATGCGCATCTCGCCCGAGCCGGGCGAGCCGGCCCCGGCGGTCACCGGGCCCGCCCCGGCCGCGCCGACGGAGGTCTCGCATGACGGAGCTCCGCATCCGGACCAAGTCCAAACGGGAAATGATTGA
- a CDS encoding YjbQ family protein, translating to MTELRIRTKSKREMIDLTPRVAEIVARAGLAEGLCSVYTPHATAAIVVNENDDPNVCVDVLDCLDRLIPAGVWRHDRVDANAAAHIQSAILGPGETIPVRDGKLLLGTWQAVMLVELDGPRERRVVVTVR from the coding sequence ATGACGGAGCTCCGCATCCGGACCAAGTCCAAACGGGAAATGATTGACCTCACGCCGCGGGTGGCGGAGATCGTCGCCCGCGCGGGCCTGGCCGAGGGGCTCTGCTCGGTCTACACGCCGCACGCCACCGCGGCGATCGTCGTCAACGAGAACGACGACCCGAACGTCTGCGTCGACGTGCTCGACTGCCTCGACCGGCTGATCCCCGCCGGCGTCTGGCGGCACGACCGGGTGGACGCGAACGCCGCCGCGCATATCCAGTCGGCGATCCTCGGGCCGGGCGAGACCATCCCCGTGCGCGACGGAAAGCTGCTCCTCGGCACGTGGCAGGCGGTCATGCTGGTCGAGCTCGACGGGCCGCGGGAGCGGCGGGTCGTAGTGACCGTGCGGTAG
- a CDS encoding TCR/Tet family MFS transporter yields the protein MSPPGFQRSPLVVLFLTVFIDLMGFGIVIPLLPAYAERLHATPFVAGSLVGIYSLMQLLFAPVWGALSDRLGRRIVILVGLAGSAVSYLLLGVAWSIAMLFVARVLAGVACANIAVAQAYIADVTPPTERARGMGLIGAAFGLGMVIGPGLGAGLALFGPRVPELFAAGLCLANFVLAAAWLPESLPEDSGRPRQFQHPLSPESLRVAAAPPGAPVLFGIFFLVTLGFAVLEGTFPLAAERLFGYGESRIYGLFVYMGLVAVVVQGWLVGRLARRVSEPALVLAGAAGLTVGLAWIPFAGGLAQLLVALGLVVTGQGLAGPPLSSLISKIAPGQTHGEVLGVSQSLSAGARALGPHGGGLALERLGAPTAYVAAAFCAMVALGLAFPLARRAERQASSPGLRLRRSG from the coding sequence GTGTCGCCACCCGGCTTCCAGCGCTCGCCGCTCGTCGTCCTCTTCCTGACCGTTTTCATCGATCTGATGGGCTTCGGGATCGTGATCCCGCTGCTGCCGGCCTACGCCGAGCGGCTGCATGCGACGCCCTTCGTCGCGGGATCATTGGTCGGCATCTACTCCTTGATGCAGCTGCTCTTCGCCCCGGTCTGGGGCGCTCTTTCCGATCGCCTCGGGCGCCGTATCGTCATCCTCGTGGGCCTCGCGGGCTCCGCCGTCAGCTACCTCCTGCTCGGCGTCGCCTGGTCGATCGCCATGCTGTTCGTGGCCCGCGTGCTCGCCGGCGTGGCGTGCGCCAACATCGCCGTCGCGCAAGCGTACATCGCCGACGTGACGCCGCCGACCGAGCGGGCACGAGGCATGGGGCTCATCGGCGCCGCCTTCGGGCTCGGCATGGTCATCGGCCCCGGGCTCGGGGCCGGTCTGGCGCTGTTCGGCCCGCGCGTGCCGGAGCTGTTCGCGGCCGGGCTCTGCCTCGCGAACTTCGTCCTTGCCGCCGCCTGGCTGCCCGAGTCGCTCCCCGAGGACAGCGGCCGGCCGCGGCAGTTCCAGCACCCGCTGTCACCCGAATCGTTGCGGGTCGCCGCCGCGCCCCCCGGGGCGCCCGTCCTGTTCGGCATCTTCTTCCTGGTGACGCTCGGCTTCGCGGTCCTCGAAGGCACCTTCCCGCTCGCTGCCGAACGGCTCTTCGGCTACGGCGAGTCGCGCATCTACGGGCTGTTCGTCTACATGGGGCTCGTCGCGGTCGTGGTGCAGGGCTGGCTCGTCGGCCGCCTGGCGCGGCGGGTGTCCGAGCCGGCCCTCGTCCTGGCCGGCGCAGCCGGTCTGACCGTCGGCCTCGCCTGGATTCCATTCGCCGGCGGCCTCGCACAGCTGCTCGTGGCGCTCGGTCTCGTCGTCACGGGGCAAGGGCTTGCCGGTCCGCCCCTCTCGAGCCTCATCTCGAAGATTGCGCCAGGCCAGACGCACGGCGAAGTACTCGGTGTGTCCCAATCGTTGTCCGCGGGTGCGCGGGCGCTTGGTCCGCATGGCGGCGGGCTCGCCCTCGAGCGGCTCGGTGCGCCGACGGCGTACGTCGCCGCGGCGTTCTGCGCGATGGTCGCGCTCGGCCTCGCCTTTCCCCTTGCCCGCCGGGCCGAGCGTCAGGCGAGCAGCCCGGGGCTTCGCCTGCGGCGGTCGGGCTGA
- a CDS encoding response regulator transcription factor, translating into MVTDPKVYVVEDDPGVCECLRHLCASVNIPVETYARAEQFLETQNGGRAGCVVTDVCLPGMSGFDLQRALARRNIRLPVIMITGYGDVPAAVRAMKAGAIDFIEKPFSGQLLLDSIAYALKVDGQVRSAEAQREQLGERFARLTPRERQVMELVVAGRTNRSIASEFGVSEKTVEIHRGQVMTKMKAGGLAELVRIAALLERGED; encoded by the coding sequence ATGGTGACCGACCCGAAGGTCTACGTCGTCGAGGACGACCCGGGAGTGTGCGAATGCCTGCGCCACCTGTGCGCGTCCGTCAACATCCCGGTCGAAACGTATGCCAGGGCGGAGCAGTTCCTGGAGACCCAGAACGGCGGGCGTGCCGGCTGCGTCGTGACCGATGTCTGCCTGCCCGGGATGAGCGGGTTCGATCTCCAGCGCGCGCTCGCCCGCCGCAACATCCGGCTCCCGGTGATCATGATCACCGGATACGGCGACGTACCGGCGGCGGTGCGGGCCATGAAGGCGGGCGCCATCGACTTCATCGAGAAGCCCTTCAGTGGCCAGCTCCTGCTCGACAGCATCGCCTACGCCCTCAAGGTGGACGGCCAGGTGCGCAGCGCCGAGGCGCAGCGCGAGCAGCTCGGCGAGCGCTTCGCGCGGCTCACCCCGCGGGAGCGCCAGGTGATGGAGCTCGTCGTGGCGGGGCGGACGAACCGGTCCATCGCGAGCGAGTTCGGAGTCTCCGAGAAGACCGTCGAGATTCACCGCGGCCAGGTCATGACCAAGATGAAGGCCGGGGGCCTCGCCGAGCTCGTGCGTATCGCCGCGCTGCTGGAGCGTGGGGAGGATTGA
- a CDS encoding response regulator transcription factor, whose amino-acid sequence MVTDPKVYVVEDDPGVCDCLRHLLGSVNIPVETYARAEQFLETQNGGRAGCVVTDVCLPGMSGFDLQRALARRNIRLPVIMITGYGDVPAAVRAMKAGAIDFIEKPFSGQLLLDSIAYALKVDGQVRSAEAQREQLGERFARLTPRERQVMELVVAGRTNRSIASEFGVSEKTVEIHRGQVMTKMKAAGLAELVRMAAVLERAED is encoded by the coding sequence ATGGTGACCGACCCGAAAGTCTACGTCGTCGAGGACGACCCGGGGGTGTGCGACTGCCTGCGGCACCTGCTCGGCTCCGTCAACATCCCGGTCGAAACGTATGCCAGGGCGGAGCAGTTCCTGGAGACCCAGAACGGCGGGCGTGCCGGCTGCGTCGTGACCGATGTCTGCCTGCCCGGGATGAGCGGGTTCGATCTCCAGCGCGCGCTCGCCCGCCGCAACATCCGGCTCCCGGTGATCATGATCACCGGATACGGCGACGTACCGGCGGCGGTGCGGGCCATGAAGGCGGGCGCCATCGACTTCATCGAGAAGCCCTTCAGCGGCCAGCTCCTGCTCGACAGCATCGCTTACGCCCTCAAGGTGGACGGCCAGGTGCGCAGCGCCGAGGCGCAGCGCGAGCAGCTCGGCGAGCGCTTCGCGCGGCTCACCCCGCGGGAGCGCCAGGTGATGGAGCTCGTCGTGGCGGGGCGGACGAACCGGTCCATCGCGAGCGAGTTCGGAGTCTCCGAGAAGACGGTCGAGATTCACCGCGGCCAGGTCATGACCAAGATGAAGGCCGCGGGCCTCGCCGAGCTCGTCCGTATGGCCGCGGTGCTCGAGCGTGCGGAGGATTGA